A window of Theropithecus gelada isolate Dixy chromosome 14, Tgel_1.0, whole genome shotgun sequence contains these coding sequences:
- the PSMD13 gene encoding 26S proteasome non-ATPase regulatory subunit 13 isoform X1: protein MKDVPGFLQQSQSSGPGQPAVWHRLEELYTKNFMKTLSVNLNTGKTLSSLFYFANEYFDTHWYSKTGGFHFRVNPLSLVEIILHVVRQMTDPNVALTFLEKTREKVKSSDEAVILCKTAIGALKLNIGDLQVTKETIEDVEEMLNNLPGVTSVHSRFYDLSSKYYQTVGNHASYYKDALRFLGCVDIKDLPVSEQQERAFTLGLAGLLGEGVFNFGELLMHPVLESLRNTDRQWLIDTLYAFNSGNVERFQTLKTAWGQQPDLAANEAQLLRKIQLLCLMEMTFTRPANHRQLTFEEIAKSAKITVNEVELLVMKALSVGLVKGSIDEVDRRVHMTWVQPRVLDLQQIKGMKDRLEFWCTDVKSMEMLVEHQAHDILT from the exons CTTTATGAAAACTTTATCAGTGAATTTGAACACAGGTAAAACCCTTTCATCCCTTTTTTACTTTGCAAATGAGTACTTTGATACTCATTGGTACTCAAAGACTGGTGGTTTTCATTTCAGGGTGAATCCTTTGTCCCTGGTAGAAATCATTCTTCATGTAGTTAGACAGATGACTG atcCTAATGTGGCTCTTACTTTCCTGGAAAAGACTCGTGAGAAG GTGAAAAGTAGTGATGAGGCAGTGATCCTATGTAAAACAGCAATTGGAGCTCTAAAATTAAACATCGGGGACCTACAGGTTACAAAG GAAACAATTGAAGATgttgaagaaatgctcaacaacCTTCCTGGTGTGACGTCGGTTCACAGTCGTTTCTATGATCTCTCCAGTAAATACTATCAAACAGTCGGAAACCACGCGTCCTACTACAAAGATGCTCTGCGGTTTTTGGGCTGTGTTGACATCAAGGATCTACCAG TGTCTGAGCAGCAGGAGAGAGCCTTCACGCTGGGGCTAGCAGGGCTTCTCGGCGAGGGAGTGTTTAACTTTGGAGAACTC CTCATGCACCCCGTGCTGGAGTCCCTGCGGAACACTGACCGGCAGTGGCTGATTGACACCCTCTATGCCTTCAACAGTGGCAACGTAGAGAGGTTCCAGACTCTGAAGACTGCCTGGGGCCAGCAG CCTGATTTAGCAGCCAACGAAGCCCAGCTTCTGAGGAAGATTCAGTTGTTGTGCCTCATGGAG ATGACTTTCACACGACCTGCCAATCACAGACAACTTACTTTTGAAGAAATTGCCAAAAGTGCTAAAATCACAGTGAATGAG GTGGAGCTCCTGGTGATGAAGGCCCTTTCGGTGGGGCTGGTGAAAGGCAGCATAGACGAGGTGGACAGACGCGTCCACATGACCTGGGTGCAGCCCCGAGTGCTGGATTTGCAGCAG ATCAAGGGAATGAAGGACCGCCTGGAGTTCTGGTGCACGGATGTGAAGAGCATGGAGATGCTGGTGGAGCACCAGGCCCATGACATCCTCACCTAG